The genomic segment TCATAAGCACGGAGTTTATGTTAGCCTTGAAGAAAAGGAAGAAAATAGTTGTCGCAGGCGAGAGATGGAGTATTTAAGAAGTTGTGTTCTAGAGACCGAAACGATTGTGGCTGAAAGCAAGAAAATGAAGCAGGTATTATTAAAGGCCCATAATGTGGCGCAGGTTGACAGTACAGTCTTACTCACTGGGGAATCGGGAACGGGAAAAGAAATTTTAGCTAAATATATACATCGGCATAGTAAACGATCGGGCGAGGCCTTTATTGCAGTTAATTGTGCCAATTTGCCGGAACAGCTTGTTGAATCGGAATTGTTCGGATATGAAAGAGGGGCTTTTACGGGGGCGAATACGGAAGGAAAGGCGGGATTATTTGAAGCCGCCGATCATGGCACCTTGTTTTTGGATGAAATTGCCGAGCTTCCTTTTTCACTGCAAGCAAAATTGCTTAGAGTGTTAGAAACGTGCGAAGTTCGGCGAATCGGAAGCAATATCGATCGGAAGATGGATTTTAGACTCATCACAGCAACGAATAAAGACTTAAAAAAGATGGTGGATGCGGGACAGTTTCGAAGTGATTTGTATTATCGTCTTAACGTTATACCTGTAGCGATACCACCGCTGCGGGAGAGGCCGGAAGATGTTCTGGTGCTGGCATTAAAGTTTTTAGACAGTTTTAATAAAAAGTATGGGTTGGAAGTTGAATTTAGTTCTGAGACCTTTGAAGCCCTTCAGAGTTATAAATGGCCGGGAAACGTGCGCGAGCTAAGAAGCTTTGTCGAACGAAAGGTGATCAGCAGTTTGCAAGTGGGTCAGGCCTCTTTATTGACACTTGATGCCATTGAAAAAGAAAATGGAAACCAGTGCAATATTTTTAACCTGTTGGGATTAAATGGAACCCTAAGAGAAGTTTTAAAAGCGGTTGAAAGAAAATATATCGAGTACATAGTAAAAGAATGTGATGGGAAAATTGGAAAGGCGGCTGAACGCCTAGGCATTTACCGTACGGTTCTGTACCGGAAATTGAAAGAAATAAATGAAAAAACGCTATGAAAAACTACTGAATTAAAAGAGGAGTGCATTGTAACGGCACCTCCTCTTTTATTACTAAGGAGCAACGTCAATGTACCTAAAAAGGTATATTGACGTTTTTTCTTTCAATATAAATTGAAAAAAATGGTACATAAAGCCAACGATACATATGGCACAAAGTAGTTGCAACCGTTGATATTATTGAACTTTCCGAATTAATAATTTATTGGCACGCATTATGCAATATATTGCAGTGTAACAATAATTCAAATAAAAAGGAGTGCATTAAGTATGTCAAAAGTGATAACCGCTGACCAAGCTGCCGCGCTGATTAAAGACAATATGACAATGGCGACTACCGGTTTTGGACTTGCCGGCTGGGCCGAGGAAATCGCGGAAGCTCTCGAAAAAAGATTTACTACAACCGGATCGCCGAGAAATCTAACGTATGTGCAAGCTTCCGCCACCGGTGATTGGAAAGATCGCGGTACGGTTCGAATCGGCTATGAGGGCTTAATCAAACGATGGATCGGTGCTCATATCGGATCGTCGGCAACGATGTCAAAGCTGGTATCTGAGAGCAAGATTGAAGGTTATTGTCTGCCGCAAGGTGTACTTGTTCAGCTTTACCGGGAAACAGCCGCAAAAAGGCCCGGCTTGCTTACCAAGGTGGGGATGGGCACATTTGTTGATCCGCGTCTGGATGGCGGCAAAATGAACGCCAAGACAACGGAGGATATTGTTAAGGTAGTAGAATTCGCTGGCGACGAGTGGCTTTATTACAAGACCATACCGATTGATATAGCATTTATGCGGGCAACTACCGGCGATGAAAATGGCAATCTTACTACCGAAAAAGAGTCTGTTATGCTGGAAATGCTGGAGATGGCTCAAGCCGTTAAAAATAACGGCGGCATAGTGGTTGCCCAGGTTGAGTATCTGGCTAAAGCAGGCTCACTGCATCCGCGGGATGTTAAGGTTCCCGGCGTCTTAGTGGATCACATTGTCGTGGCAACAGACCCAAGATGCTGCTGGCAGACGGAAGGCCTTTATTTCAATCCGGTTTTTTGCGGCGATATTAAAGTTCCGCTGTCCAGCATTCCCGAATTGCCGTTGACAGAACGCAAGGTGATTGCCCGGCGGGCTGCAATGGAACTGGTTCCGGATGCTCTTGTAAATTTAGGGGTAGGTATACCGAGCGATGTTGCTTCCATCGGGGCGGAGGAACGGGTTTCAAATATGATGACTTTTACTACCGAGGTCGGAGGCTTCGGCGGAGTGCCGGCGAGCTTGCCTCATTTTGGTCAGTCCTATAACGGTGAAGCCGTTGTTGGACACGCGAATCAGTTTGACTTTTATGATGGCGGCGGGCTTGATGTGGCATTTTTAGGCCTTGCTCAAGTCGATAAGGCCGGCAATGTGAACGTCAGCAAATTTAAGGGCCGGGCTATGGGCCCCGGAGGCTTTATCAATGTCAGCCAGGGTTCTAAGAAGGTAGTCTTCTGTGGCACTTTTACTGCCAAGGGCCTTGATGTCGCCATCGAAGACGGCAAAGTAGTGATCAAGCAGGAAGGAAAAAGCGTAAAATTCATTGACCAAGTTGAACAGGTAACTTTCAGCGGAAAATATGCCGCAAAAACGAACCAAGCAGTCGTGTATGTTACGGAACGTGCTGTTTTTATTCTGGAAGATGGTCAAGTGACATTGAGCGAAGTTGCCCCTGGTATTGATTTGGAGAAGGATGTGCTGGCATTGATGGATTTCAAACCAAGGATTTCGCCAAATTTGAAGCAAATGCCGGCTGAGATTTTCCAACCAAAATGGGGACAGCTAAAGCCGGTTATTGAAGCAAAAACGAAAGGTTGATGCGATAATGGTTGATAAATCTCTTACTGCCGAGCAGCAAAGATTACAACAGTTGGCCCGGGATTTTACAAAAGAACATATTATTCCGGCAGCCAGCGAGTACGACCGTACCGGAGAATTTCCCACGTTTATTCTCGCAGAATCGAAAAAAGCCGGACTGAATTGCATGACGGTACCGGCAGAATACGGCGGACCCGGGTATGATTCTGTTGCCCAAGCGGTAGTTGTTGAAGAATGGGCTTATGGTTGTGCGGCATTTGCGACAACTCTTAATGGCAACGGACTTAGTGCCTATCCCTTACTTATTGCGGGAAATGAAGAACAAAAAAAATTATATTTTAGCTGTCTTGTTGCCGGCGGGTTGGGCGGATTTTCCCTGA from the Veillonellales bacterium genome contains:
- a CDS encoding sigma 54-interacting transcriptional regulator translates to MQRAAKRVEQSYELAQKNLKQIFDNLPDAIFVTDKYGNVLLSNSTTALTLDMSLDRLLKSNMGDLVKKGFYSNSYALEAAERKCVRSGVLRTKLNFVQYSSSTPIIDDTGEVILVVTHARPYHKHGVYVSLEEKEENSCRRREMEYLRSCVLETETIVAESKKMKQVLLKAHNVAQVDSTVLLTGESGTGKEILAKYIHRHSKRSGEAFIAVNCANLPEQLVESELFGYERGAFTGANTEGKAGLFEAADHGTLFLDEIAELPFSLQAKLLRVLETCEVRRIGSNIDRKMDFRLITATNKDLKKMVDAGQFRSDLYYRLNVIPVAIPPLRERPEDVLVLALKFLDSFNKKYGLEVEFSSETFEALQSYKWPGNVRELRSFVERKVISSLQVGQASLLTLDAIEKENGNQCNIFNLLGLNGTLREVLKAVERKYIEYIVKECDGKIGKAAERLGIYRTVLYRKLKEINEKTL
- a CDS encoding acyl CoA:acetate/3-ketoacid CoA transferase, with protein sequence MSKVITADQAAALIKDNMTMATTGFGLAGWAEEIAEALEKRFTTTGSPRNLTYVQASATGDWKDRGTVRIGYEGLIKRWIGAHIGSSATMSKLVSESKIEGYCLPQGVLVQLYRETAAKRPGLLTKVGMGTFVDPRLDGGKMNAKTTEDIVKVVEFAGDEWLYYKTIPIDIAFMRATTGDENGNLTTEKESVMLEMLEMAQAVKNNGGIVVAQVEYLAKAGSLHPRDVKVPGVLVDHIVVATDPRCCWQTEGLYFNPVFCGDIKVPLSSIPELPLTERKVIARRAAMELVPDALVNLGVGIPSDVASIGAEERVSNMMTFTTEVGGFGGVPASLPHFGQSYNGEAVVGHANQFDFYDGGGLDVAFLGLAQVDKAGNVNVSKFKGRAMGPGGFINVSQGSKKVVFCGTFTAKGLDVAIEDGKVVIKQEGKSVKFIDQVEQVTFSGKYAAKTNQAVVYVTERAVFILEDGQVTLSEVAPGIDLEKDVLALMDFKPRISPNLKQMPAEIFQPKWGQLKPVIEAKTKG